A region of Prochlorococcus marinus subsp. pastoris str. CCMP1986 DNA encodes the following proteins:
- the hslO gene encoding Hsp33 family molecular chaperone HslO produces the protein MGDKIVRATAANGGIRLVAVLTTDSSMEAKERHGLSYLTTSILGRAFSASLLLASSMKVMHGRVTLRVRSDGPLKGLLVDAGRDGKVRGYVGNPNLELDLVKTKQNQYSFDFTKALGTGYLNVIRDNGFGEPFTSTVELVNGNIAEDLASYLYHSEQTPSAVFIGEKIQNKNIISSGGLLAQVLPKKETDPLLVSLLEERCKEINSFSEDLFKSKDNLLSLIKNIFPDIDDKSISEKARTQEVRFECRCSRQRSLNAMKMLDKNELKDILIKEGKAELVCEFCKNKYLINSEEIKEMIKN, from the coding sequence ATGGGGGATAAAATTGTACGCGCAACTGCGGCTAATGGTGGAATAAGGTTAGTTGCGGTATTAACAACAGATTCATCAATGGAAGCGAAAGAAAGGCATGGATTGTCTTATCTAACTACCTCTATACTTGGGAGAGCTTTCAGCGCCTCTCTTCTTTTAGCAAGTTCGATGAAAGTAATGCATGGGAGAGTCACTTTAAGAGTAAGATCTGATGGCCCTTTAAAGGGATTACTTGTGGATGCGGGCAGAGATGGGAAAGTTAGAGGTTATGTAGGGAATCCTAATTTGGAATTAGATCTAGTCAAAACTAAGCAAAATCAATATTCTTTTGATTTCACAAAAGCATTAGGGACAGGCTATTTAAATGTTATTCGGGATAATGGATTTGGAGAACCTTTTACCAGCACTGTTGAGTTAGTTAATGGAAATATTGCTGAAGATTTAGCATCTTATTTATATCATTCTGAGCAGACTCCTTCTGCTGTATTTATTGGGGAAAAGATTCAAAATAAAAATATTATTTCTAGCGGAGGATTGTTAGCTCAAGTTTTGCCAAAGAAAGAAACTGATCCATTATTAGTCTCGCTGCTTGAAGAAAGATGTAAAGAAATTAATTCTTTTAGTGAAGACTTATTTAAATCAAAAGATAATCTTCTTTCACTAATAAAAAATATATTTCCAGATATTGACGATAAATCAATTTCCGAGAAAGCTCGAACTCAAGAAGTTAGATTTGAATGTAGGTGCTCTAGACAGAGAAGTTTAAATGCTATGAAAATGCTTGATAAAAACGAGTTGAAAGATATTTTAATTAAAGAAGGAAAAGCCGAATTAGTTTGCGAATTTTGCAAGAATAAATATTTAATAAATTCTGAAGAGATTAAAGAGATGATTAAAAATTAA
- a CDS encoding class I SAM-dependent methyltransferase, whose amino-acid sequence MERTVEPELMEREDQVDSYAKADFSEGENNLISQINHYLIKNNIYLSEKELIVDLGCGPGNISEKLSTKWPNANVIGIDGSKEMIRIAELNKKNSLNRSRLKNLRYICADIKSLKSSDISFEKNISLLVSNSLIHHITYLDDFFNCIKRLSSDLTINFHKDLKRPIDEQSALYLKEKCGEKYNEILTNDYYASLKASYTSKELKDFIFENKLSSLEVFEEGDQYLVIYGKV is encoded by the coding sequence ATGGAAAGAACTGTTGAACCTGAATTAATGGAAAGAGAAGATCAAGTTGATTCTTATGCTAAAGCTGACTTTTCAGAGGGAGAGAATAATCTTATTAGTCAAATAAATCATTACTTGATTAAAAATAATATTTATTTGAGTGAAAAAGAATTGATTGTTGATTTAGGATGCGGGCCTGGCAATATTTCTGAAAAGTTATCAACTAAATGGCCTAATGCCAATGTTATTGGTATTGATGGCTCCAAAGAGATGATTCGAATAGCTGAGTTAAATAAAAAGAATTCCTTAAATCGGAGTCGATTAAAAAATTTGCGTTACATTTGTGCAGATATAAAAAGCCTTAAATCAAGTGATATTTCTTTCGAAAAAAATATAAGTTTATTAGTCAGCAACAGTTTAATTCACCATATTACTTATCTGGATGATTTTTTTAATTGCATAAAGAGATTATCAAGTGATTTGACTATAAATTTTCATAAAGATCTTAAAAGACCGATTGATGAACAATCAGCTTTATATTTAAAGGAAAAATGTGGGGAAAAATATAATGAAATTCTGACTAATGATTATTACGCATCATTAAAGGCTTCTTACACATCAAAGGAATTAAAAGATTTTATTTTTGAGAATAAATTATCCTCTTTAGAGGTGTTCGAAGAAGGTGATCAATATTTAGTCATTTATGGTAAGGTTTAG
- a CDS encoding NAD-dependent DNA ligase gives MKTYLEERLEWYDHNYRIGNSLITDKQFDQLEKNLLRIDPDCDYFTNKKSLPLPSLKKNSIDEFLEGLLPDTRLLIEPKIDGIAIALQYRDGTLEKSISRKGIDVTNKIAEIQDIPLKLPVSGILQIRGELFTPNRSPNFSQRIASGFVRAAAGSPEGISFCGFQIINGKLNQYETIQYLKKLGFNTPDIKSCNYTSQVQVFRKQWLDKKIFTEYPTDGIVVKINSRKLQLIREKSKIDYPHWQIAIKD, from the coding sequence ATGAAAACATATCTAGAAGAGAGACTTGAATGGTACGACCACAATTACAGAATAGGAAATTCCTTAATTACAGATAAACAATTTGATCAGTTAGAAAAAAATCTTTTAAGAATAGATCCTGATTGTGATTACTTCACTAATAAAAAATCTCTCCCATTACCTTCATTAAAAAAGAATTCTATTGATGAATTTTTAGAAGGATTGCTACCTGATACTCGATTATTAATAGAACCTAAGATTGATGGCATTGCTATTGCTTTGCAATACAGAGATGGCACTTTAGAAAAGTCCATTTCTAGAAAAGGTATAGATGTCACAAACAAAATTGCTGAAATTCAAGACATTCCCCTCAAACTTCCTGTTTCAGGAATTTTGCAAATTAGAGGCGAACTTTTCACTCCAAATAGATCTCCCAACTTTTCCCAAAGAATTGCATCAGGCTTCGTCCGAGCTGCAGCAGGGTCTCCAGAAGGTATCAGCTTTTGCGGTTTCCAAATTATTAATGGAAAGCTTAATCAATACGAAACCATTCAATATCTTAAAAAACTTGGCTTCAACACCCCAGACATTAAAAGCTGTAATTACACAAGCCAAGTCCAAGTCTTTAGGAAACAATGGTTAGATAAAAAAATATTTACTGAATATCCAACTGACGGAATAGTAGTCAAAATAAATTCTAGAAAATTACAATTAATTAGAGAGAAATCAAAGATTGATTATCCTCACTGGCAGATCGCCATAAAGGATTAA
- a CDS encoding DUF3531 family protein has translation MNIAFREVDPFNCWIWIKFFEIPTEAEKNYLDGVFDSWYVLGRLGGFNSENLQTHEEGSDLSWMSYDNEQKESALPALMHNLGVMEYQNLWSRSWVDFGTSDSLSIDILINALNEISNNYVKIDELIIGGENSDWSIEEHEDLVFKN, from the coding sequence ATGAATATTGCATTTAGAGAAGTTGATCCTTTTAATTGTTGGATTTGGATAAAATTCTTTGAAATTCCTACTGAAGCAGAAAAAAACTACTTAGATGGAGTTTTTGATAGTTGGTATGTTTTAGGTAGGTTAGGTGGTTTTAATTCTGAAAATTTACAAACTCATGAAGAGGGTTCTGATTTAAGTTGGATGTCATACGATAATGAGCAAAAAGAATCTGCCCTTCCTGCCTTAATGCATAATTTAGGTGTTATGGAATATCAAAATTTATGGTCAAGAAGTTGGGTTGATTTTGGAACTTCAGATTCACTTTCTATTGATATTTTAATAAATGCGTTAAATGAAATATCTAATAATTATGTAAAAATTGATGAATTAATAATTGGGGGAGAAAATAGTGATTGGTCGATTGAGGAACATGAGGATTTGGTTTTTAAAAATTGA
- a CDS encoding TIGR00297 family protein — protein sequence MNLLSNDFLFGFLINFILISLFFRVPLMTKAGWISAGVLGSILWGCLSWQGWISVVIYLFLGSLVTKIGYKFKNEKGIAEKRGGKRGPENVWGSAATGLFFAIMVKLNFTNLVFYKIGFAASFAAKLADTFGSEIGKRFGRNTYLITSFRKVERGTEGGISLEGTAASSLGAIFMSLIMFILNIISTKYQFLIVAISGFLATISESFIGAKFQDKYKLSNELVNSIQTSISSVIAIFVLIFYLKVST from the coding sequence ATGAATTTACTTTCTAATGATTTTTTATTTGGTTTTTTAATAAATTTTATTCTAATTTCTTTGTTTTTTAGAGTCCCATTGATGACAAAAGCGGGGTGGATAAGTGCTGGGGTATTAGGGTCTATTTTATGGGGATGTTTGTCATGGCAAGGTTGGATCTCTGTTGTAATATATTTATTTCTTGGATCTCTTGTGACAAAAATTGGTTATAAATTTAAAAACGAAAAAGGGATAGCTGAAAAAAGAGGTGGTAAAAGAGGTCCTGAAAATGTTTGGGGTTCGGCTGCAACAGGATTGTTTTTTGCAATAATGGTTAAATTGAATTTTACTAATTTAGTTTTTTACAAAATTGGTTTTGCTGCAAGTTTTGCCGCAAAGTTGGCAGATACTTTTGGTAGTGAAATAGGAAAAAGATTTGGTAGAAATACATATCTAATTACTTCGTTTAGAAAAGTTGAAAGAGGAACGGAAGGAGGAATTAGTTTAGAAGGCACAGCGGCAAGTTCCTTAGGCGCAATATTTATGTCATTAATAATGTTTATTTTAAATATTATCTCAACAAAATATCAATTTTTGATAGTTGCAATTTCTGGTTTTTTAGCAACAATTTCTGAAAGTTTTATTGGAGCTAAATTTCAAGACAAATATAAATTAAGTAATGAATTAGTAAATTCTATTCAAACAAGTATTTCTTCTGTAATTGCTATTTTTGTTCTAATTTTTTATCTCAAAGTTTCTACTTAA
- a CDS encoding DUF4278 domain-containing protein, with amino-acid sequence MTLIYRGQKYVQNKVAAKKQHTELTYRGKAYTS; translated from the coding sequence ATGACACTTATCTACAGAGGACAAAAATACGTCCAAAACAAAGTAGCTGCAAAAAAACAGCATACAGAATTAACTTATAGAGGCAAAGCTTACACAAGTTAA
- the nrdJ gene encoding ribonucleoside-triphosphate reductase, adenosylcobalamin-dependent codes for MTIAPNKASSESNSNNLRKDDFPKTAPAAYPVFFRSYSRKTVSGKRENWSEVGERNLSGLKELGKLSDQELMLMREMQSNQKAQPSGRWLWIGGTPWINKNQNFSGAYNCTSTNLIDWEAFALMMDLAMMGCGTGAIIEPHFINKLPTVKNKITIKSVSEVGITPKDQRQEKSSLEIKGNDIFIKVGDSRRGWVDSYKYLLEASSNESLEKEVNVHINLEDIRPAGESLKGFGGMANPIKLKDLYSRVASLLGKAIGRKLNTVECCLLIDEAAVTIVAGNIRRSAGMRQFASDDKEAASAKENLWSQDEEGNWRIDPEKDALRMANHTRVYHTKPSYQTILDAVTKQFHSGEGAIQFAPEAIARSNADILKGEDLKNEFIEIYSEQGKEEARNWINLNYGPFSEEELDHRMSRYGLNPCGEILGNDFHCNLAEVHLNQIDPENIEEQKKAFKAAALSVACLLNHEFEVERYRKSREYDPIVGVSFTGLFDFFVHAFGTPWLKWWEAGRPDNEEGKEFKKQEAKFLDSWRKTVKETVWEYCDKHNLRRPNRCTTVQPAGTKSLLTGAAPGWHPPKAQRFLRRITFRKNDPIALACMDYGYSVVPSQSDKDEKGCLLDNPFDPRCTEWLVEIPTEVSWANIEGADQIDINNFSALAQFDFYMQVQKFYTEHNTSATVEFRESEIEDLAKAIHNAIENNEGYISAALLARFSANATFPRLPFEPISKEEYLSLQAQVTERKVNNDFFDALNKYDIGELSEAGPAGCDSDKCLLPLAKPEN; via the coding sequence GTGACAATTGCACCAAATAAAGCTTCCTCTGAGAGCAATTCTAATAATCTTAGAAAAGATGACTTCCCAAAAACAGCTCCTGCTGCTTATCCTGTCTTCTTTAGGTCATATAGCAGAAAGACAGTTTCCGGGAAAAGAGAGAATTGGAGTGAAGTTGGAGAAAGAAATTTATCTGGATTAAAAGAATTAGGAAAACTCTCTGATCAAGAATTGATGTTAATGAGAGAAATGCAGAGCAACCAAAAGGCTCAACCATCTGGAAGATGGTTATGGATCGGAGGGACTCCATGGATTAATAAAAACCAGAATTTTTCAGGAGCATATAATTGTACTTCGACAAATTTAATTGATTGGGAAGCTTTTGCCTTAATGATGGATTTAGCAATGATGGGTTGCGGCACAGGAGCAATAATAGAGCCCCATTTTATAAATAAGCTTCCAACAGTAAAAAATAAAATAACTATTAAATCAGTAAGCGAAGTAGGAATAACTCCTAAAGATCAAAGGCAGGAAAAATCTTCTTTAGAAATTAAAGGAAACGATATTTTTATAAAAGTTGGGGATAGCAGAAGAGGCTGGGTAGATAGTTATAAATATCTTCTTGAAGCATCAAGCAATGAAAGTCTTGAGAAAGAAGTTAATGTTCATATTAACTTAGAAGATATTAGGCCAGCAGGAGAATCATTAAAAGGTTTTGGAGGTATGGCGAATCCTATTAAATTAAAGGATCTATACTCTCGAGTTGCTTCTTTATTAGGAAAAGCGATTGGTAGAAAGCTAAATACAGTTGAGTGTTGCTTACTTATTGACGAAGCAGCTGTAACAATAGTTGCAGGTAATATAAGAAGAAGCGCTGGCATGAGGCAGTTTGCATCTGATGACAAAGAAGCAGCCTCAGCTAAAGAGAATCTATGGAGTCAAGACGAAGAAGGTAATTGGAGAATCGATCCTGAAAAGGACGCTCTTAGAATGGCAAATCATACAAGGGTTTATCATACAAAGCCCTCTTATCAAACAATTCTGGATGCTGTAACCAAGCAATTTCATTCAGGTGAAGGAGCAATTCAATTTGCGCCAGAAGCAATAGCAAGATCAAATGCAGATATTTTGAAAGGAGAAGATCTCAAAAATGAATTCATAGAAATATATTCGGAACAAGGTAAAGAGGAAGCTAGAAATTGGATTAATCTAAATTACGGACCTTTTTCTGAAGAAGAACTAGATCATAGAATGAGTAGATATGGACTTAATCCTTGCGGAGAAATATTAGGCAACGATTTTCATTGTAACTTGGCCGAAGTTCACCTAAATCAAATAGATCCAGAAAATATTGAAGAACAAAAAAAAGCCTTTAAAGCTGCAGCTCTTTCAGTGGCATGTTTACTAAATCATGAATTCGAAGTTGAGAGATATAGAAAAAGTAGGGAGTATGATCCTATTGTGGGAGTTAGTTTTACAGGATTATTTGATTTCTTTGTACATGCGTTTGGAACACCTTGGTTGAAATGGTGGGAAGCTGGGAGACCTGACAACGAAGAAGGAAAAGAATTTAAAAAGCAAGAAGCTAAATTCTTAGATTCATGGAGAAAAACTGTAAAAGAAACTGTTTGGGAATACTGCGACAAACATAATCTCAGAAGACCTAATAGATGCACAACAGTTCAACCTGCTGGCACCAAAAGTCTTTTAACTGGAGCTGCTCCTGGATGGCATCCACCTAAAGCACAAAGATTTTTAAGAAGAATAACTTTCAGAAAGAATGATCCTATCGCTTTAGCTTGTATGGATTATGGTTACTCTGTTGTTCCATCTCAATCCGATAAAGATGAAAAAGGATGCTTACTTGATAATCCATTTGACCCAAGATGTACTGAATGGCTCGTTGAAATTCCAACAGAAGTAAGTTGGGCAAACATAGAAGGAGCAGATCAAATAGATATCAATAACTTCTCTGCCCTTGCACAATTCGATTTTTATATGCAAGTTCAAAAGTTTTATACAGAACATAATACTTCTGCAACTGTTGAATTTAGAGAAAGTGAAATTGAAGATTTAGCAAAAGCAATACATAATGCGATAGAAAATAACGAAGGGTATATTTCTGCAGCATTATTAGCTCGATTCAGTGCAAATGCTACATTCCCAAGATTACCTTTTGAACCTATAAGTAAAGAGGAATATTTATCTTTGCAGGCACAGGTAACTGAAAGGAAAGTAAATAATGATTTCTTTGATGCACTTAATAAATATGATATTGGAGAGCTCTCCGAAGCAGGACCAGCTGGTTGTGATTCAGATAAGTGTTTACTTCCGTTAGCTAAACCAGAAAATTAA
- a CDS encoding ABC transporter ATP-binding protein has translation MLDLKDITYQPQTGNKKILDDISFNIHENEIILICGKSGSGKTTLLEIISGLITPQKGKITWKNKNITARQRRWISGVVFQFPERYFLGTTIGKELKIGYKSLREKNIEQVLKKVGLSDINLTQPPEKLSGGQQRRLAVAVQLMRNPTILLLDEPTAGLDWSMKNDVKNLVLNLKNKNTIIIVTHEPSLFEGIPSKILVLEQGKIKELMKKNYGG, from the coding sequence ATGCTTGATTTAAAAGATATTACTTATCAACCTCAAACAGGAAATAAAAAAATATTAGATGATATTAGTTTCAATATTCATGAAAATGAAATTATATTAATTTGTGGCAAAAGTGGTTCAGGGAAAACAACTCTATTGGAAATAATAAGTGGACTAATTACTCCTCAGAAAGGAAAGATTACTTGGAAAAATAAAAATATCACTGCTAGGCAAAGAAGATGGATAAGTGGAGTAGTATTCCAATTCCCAGAAAGATACTTTTTAGGAACAACCATTGGAAAAGAATTAAAAATTGGTTATAAATCATTAAGAGAAAAAAATATAGAGCAAGTTTTAAAAAAAGTTGGGCTATCAGATATAAATCTTACTCAACCTCCTGAGAAATTAAGTGGTGGTCAACAGAGAAGATTAGCTGTAGCAGTTCAACTAATGAGAAATCCAACTATTCTTTTACTTGACGAACCAACTGCTGGGCTTGATTGGTCAATGAAAAATGATGTTAAGAATTTAGTTCTGAATCTCAAAAATAAAAATACAATAATTATCGTTACTCATGAACCCTCATTATTCGAGGGGATACCGTCTAAAATATTAGTTCTTGAACAAGGAAAGATTAAAGAATTAATGAAAAAAAATTATGGGGGATAA
- a CDS encoding 16S rRNA (uracil(1498)-N(3))-methyltransferase has protein sequence MDDLTRLFMQNERIINNKNNDLKLTNNEARYINKVMRIKIGKEIFITNGEGSLWKAINLEDNYIKINDINNPYLFQEKEKILLGIAVVIPKNGVEDILKMCTEIGIDFIQPLYSDRQVKKYTNFSNKLIRWNSIVNEAVEQCERLWRPSILSGINLFDWINSLENKDIISVSVTRDDSTDNLNHWLKKKQSVLDKKGGVLWNVIGPEGGWSQGEIEFFIKNKIAFVKLSESILRTSTATVNATSILSQWRNDLKLIL, from the coding sequence ATGGATGATTTAACAAGACTATTTATGCAGAATGAAAGAATAATTAATAACAAGAACAATGATTTAAAACTTACAAATAATGAAGCGCGCTACATAAATAAAGTAATGCGAATAAAAATTGGTAAAGAAATATTTATCACTAATGGCGAAGGTTCATTATGGAAAGCTATAAACTTAGAGGACAATTATATAAAGATAAATGATATTAATAATCCTTATTTATTTCAAGAAAAAGAAAAAATTTTATTAGGAATAGCTGTTGTTATTCCTAAAAATGGTGTTGAAGATATTCTAAAAATGTGTACTGAAATAGGAATTGATTTTATACAACCTTTGTATTCAGATAGACAAGTTAAGAAGTATACCAACTTCTCAAATAAACTTATAAGATGGAATTCAATTGTTAATGAAGCTGTTGAACAATGTGAGAGATTATGGAGACCATCTATTTTGAGTGGTATTAATTTATTTGACTGGATAAATTCTCTAGAAAATAAAGATATTATTTCAGTATCTGTTACAAGAGATGATAGCACTGATAATTTAAATCATTGGTTAAAAAAAAAGCAAAGTGTTTTGGATAAAAAAGGAGGAGTTTTATGGAATGTAATTGGACCGGAAGGAGGCTGGTCCCAAGGTGAAATTGAATTTTTTATTAAAAATAAAATTGCTTTTGTAAAACTTTCAGAAAGCATTTTAAGAACTTCAACAGCTACTGTTAATGCAACTTCAATTCTTAGTCAATGGCGTAATGATCTTAAATTAATTCTTTAA
- a CDS encoding RNA recognition motif-containing protein, giving the protein MTLSLNIGNFFNDSSTHALVDVLRKRNTEESILEFEEKFNSRNEKNLHIYICRFLKNRSISRALASKWLITMINDKESKINSLKN; this is encoded by the coding sequence ATGACATTAAGCTTAAATATTGGTAATTTTTTTAATGATTCATCTACTCATGCTTTAGTAGACGTGCTTAGGAAAAGAAATACAGAAGAATCAATATTAGAATTTGAAGAGAAATTTAACTCTAGAAACGAAAAAAATCTACATATTTATATATGTAGATTTCTTAAAAATAGATCTATATCTCGAGCTTTAGCTTCTAAGTGGCTAATTACAATGATTAACGACAAAGAGTCAAAAATTAATTCTCTGAAAAATTAG
- a CDS encoding peptide chain release factor 3 — protein MSSSTENLNNKNILEAVNKRRNFAIISHPDAGKTTLTEKLLLYGGAIQQAGAVKARGNQRKATSDWMELEKQRGISITSTVLQFEYERSVINLLDTPGHKDFSEDTYRTLAAADNAVMLEDAAKGLEPQTRKLFEVCRMRKIPIFTFINKMDRPGREPFSLLDEIESELGLNTLPVNWPIGIGEEFRGVIDRFTREVILFDKAVRGKQSNEKRMSLDDKELSKYVEKELLEISLEELEVLDEAGSKLEKEEIFNGSLTPVFFGSAMTNFGVRPFLDSFLKMAQKPTSRNSNKGDIEPASDEFSGFVFKLQANMDPKHRDRVAFIRVCSGKFEKDMSVKHSRTGRTIRLSRPQKIFGQDREVVDDAYPGDVIGLNNPGMFSIGDTLYTGAHLEYEGIPSFSPEIFSWLRNPNPSAFKNFRKGVNELREEGAVQILYDFDESKRDPILAAVGQLQLEVVIHRLKNEYGVDANLESMPYQLARWVSDGWSAIDELGRIFNCKVVKDCWNRPVILFKNQWNLNQFIEDNENLDLKKVAPVVSGVEPIVL, from the coding sequence ATGAGTTCAAGTACTGAAAACTTAAATAATAAAAATATCTTAGAGGCGGTAAATAAAAGAAGGAACTTTGCGATTATTTCACATCCTGATGCTGGTAAAACAACTCTTACTGAAAAACTTCTTTTGTATGGAGGCGCTATACAGCAAGCAGGGGCAGTAAAAGCAAGAGGTAATCAAAGGAAAGCTACTTCTGATTGGATGGAACTTGAAAAACAAAGAGGTATTTCAATTACTTCAACTGTTTTGCAGTTTGAATATGAAAGATCAGTAATAAATCTGTTGGATACCCCTGGTCACAAAGATTTTTCTGAAGATACATATAGAACTTTAGCTGCCGCAGATAATGCAGTAATGCTTGAAGATGCCGCTAAAGGATTAGAACCTCAAACAAGAAAATTATTTGAGGTATGCAGAATGAGAAAAATACCTATTTTTACTTTTATTAACAAGATGGATAGACCGGGCAGAGAACCTTTTTCGTTGCTTGATGAAATTGAATCAGAGCTTGGTTTGAATACTTTGCCCGTTAATTGGCCAATTGGTATAGGTGAGGAATTTAGAGGAGTTATTGATAGATTTACAAGAGAGGTTATTTTATTTGATAAAGCTGTTAGGGGGAAACAGTCAAATGAGAAAAGAATGAGTTTAGATGATAAAGAACTTTCAAAATATGTAGAGAAAGAATTACTTGAGATCTCTCTTGAAGAGCTCGAGGTCCTTGATGAGGCAGGTTCGAAATTAGAAAAAGAAGAAATTTTTAATGGTTCACTTACTCCTGTTTTCTTTGGCTCGGCGATGACAAATTTTGGGGTAAGACCTTTTTTAGATAGTTTTTTAAAAATGGCTCAAAAACCAACTTCAAGAAATAGTAATAAGGGAGATATTGAGCCTGCAAGCGATGAATTTAGCGGTTTCGTATTTAAGTTACAGGCAAATATGGATCCAAAGCATAGAGATAGAGTTGCTTTTATAAGAGTTTGTAGTGGAAAATTTGAAAAGGATATGTCAGTCAAGCACTCAAGAACAGGAAGAACTATTAGATTATCTCGACCTCAAAAAATATTTGGTCAAGACAGAGAAGTAGTTGATGATGCCTATCCTGGAGATGTAATTGGACTTAATAACCCTGGAATGTTTTCTATCGGAGATACTTTATATACAGGCGCTCATCTTGAATATGAGGGTATACCCTCCTTTAGTCCTGAAATATTTAGTTGGCTAAGAAATCCAAACCCTTCAGCATTTAAAAACTTTAGGAAGGGAGTAAACGAACTTCGTGAAGAAGGTGCTGTTCAAATACTTTATGACTTTGATGAGAGCAAAAGAGATCCTATCCTTGCAGCTGTTGGACAATTACAGTTGGAAGTAGTTATTCATAGATTAAAAAATGAATATGGTGTAGATGCCAATCTTGAATCTATGCCATATCAATTGGCACGATGGGTTTCAGATGGATGGTCTGCTATTGATGAATTAGGAAGGATCTTTAATTGCAAAGTAGTAAAGGATTGCTGGAATAGGCCAGTAATCCTTTTTAAGAATCAGTGGAATCTTAATCAATTTATTGAAGATAATGAGAATTTAGACTTAAAAAAAGTAGCACCTGTTGTTAGTGGAGTGGAACCAATTGTTTTATAA
- a CDS encoding CPP1-like family protein has protein sequence MDSNKSKNNPDKTPYEILGVDEGADFEDIQKARDLKVKEAGEDLLLKAKIESSFDQLLMGSLKARQSGNVSFEAQNASKKEKQINKLINNDFPLLSKIKNLNNNGNNSNEYSLPKITPPSFDNLSIKLSVGLLFLIILLISPDSYNRLLLSVSTLILTYIQIKSGKKFISSLGWSVTFLSIGLIFGGLFETNSFIQEISNNSLSIQKIQSLPAMIILWIGVIFL, from the coding sequence TTGGATTCAAATAAAAGCAAAAATAATCCCGATAAAACACCCTATGAAATATTAGGTGTTGACGAAGGTGCCGATTTTGAAGATATACAAAAAGCAAGAGATCTTAAAGTTAAGGAAGCTGGTGAAGATCTACTACTTAAGGCAAAAATAGAATCATCTTTTGATCAATTGTTAATGGGTAGTTTGAAAGCAAGGCAGTCAGGTAATGTTAGTTTCGAAGCTCAAAATGCTTCTAAGAAAGAGAAACAAATTAATAAACTCATTAATAATGATTTCCCGCTTTTATCAAAAATAAAAAATTTGAATAATAATGGTAACAATTCAAACGAATATAGCCTTCCCAAAATAACCCCTCCATCTTTTGATAATCTTTCAATCAAATTATCTGTTGGATTATTATTTTTGATAATACTTTTAATTAGTCCTGATTCTTACAACAGACTTCTGCTTTCTGTTTCAACTTTAATCCTTACTTATATTCAAATTAAATCAGGTAAAAAGTTTATTAGTTCTCTTGGATGGAGTGTGACATTTCTTTCAATAGGATTAATATTTGGAGGTTTATTTGAAACTAACTCATTTATTCAAGAAATATCTAATAACTCTTTATCAATTCAAAAAATTCAAAGTTTACCAGCAATGATAATTTTGTGGATAGGAGTAATTTTCCTTTAA